In Candidatus Bathyarchaeia archaeon, one DNA window encodes the following:
- a CDS encoding tryptophanase, which translates to MTNENLNIPEPFRIKMVERIKLHPREVREKLIKEAGYNVFMLKAEDVFIDLLTDSGTSAMSDEQWAGMIKTRQAYAGSESYYSLERAIKDIFGFKYLIPVHQGRAAENILFSTMVSPGCYVPNNMHFDTTEANVLLRGGVPVNLVVEEAYDTQKVLPFKGNMDVEKLEQFIKEKGPAKIPLIMVTITNNGVGGQPVSMQNIKEVSEVAKKYGIPFFIDACRFAENCYFIKMREDGYENKSIKEIARELFSYADGCTFSGKKEALTNIGGFLCTNMEDLYEKFKSLAIAIEGFITYGGLACRELEAMAIGLYEAIDEGYQAYRRRQIEYLAGLLREGGVPIVEPPGGHAVYVDAKKFLPHIPPEQFPGQALVVHLYIEAGVRAVELGSSCFGKVDEATGQFIPARMELVRLAIPRRVYTDNHLKYVAESLIRLYKKRDQIKGLRRVYAPKVLGHFMAKFEPLN; encoded by the coding sequence ATGACTAATGAAAATCTCAACATTCCTGAACCTTTTAGGATTAAGATGGTGGAGCGAATAAAACTTCATCCCAGAGAGGTCCGTGAGAAGCTTATCAAGGAAGCCGGATACAATGTTTTCATGCTTAAAGCTGAGGATGTTTTCATAGATCTTCTCACTGACAGTGGAACTTCCGCTATGAGTGATGAGCAGTGGGCCGGAATGATAAAGACAAGGCAAGCTTATGCTGGGAGCGAGAGTTACTACTCTCTGGAAAGGGCTATCAAGGATATTTTTGGCTTTAAGTACCTTATCCCTGTGCACCAGGGAAGAGCTGCGGAAAACATATTGTTCTCTACGATGGTTTCTCCTGGCTGTTATGTTCCGAATAACATGCATTTTGACACGACGGAGGCTAATGTTCTTTTGAGGGGAGGGGTTCCCGTTAACCTGGTGGTGGAAGAGGCTTATGACACGCAGAAAGTCTTGCCATTCAAGGGTAATATGGATGTTGAAAAACTTGAACAGTTCATAAAAGAAAAAGGTCCAGCAAAAATTCCCTTGATAATGGTTACAATCACCAACAATGGTGTGGGTGGTCAACCAGTTTCAATGCAGAACATAAAGGAAGTCAGCGAGGTTGCCAAAAAATATGGCATCCCATTCTTCATTGACGCATGTAGGTTTGCTGAAAACTGTTACTTCATCAAAATGAGAGAGGATGGATATGAAAACAAGAGCATCAAAGAGATCGCCCGAGAACTCTTCTCATACGCTGATGGTTGTACCTTTAGCGGCAAAAAAGAGGCGCTTACAAACATTGGAGGTTTTCTATGCACAAACATGGAGGATCTGTATGAAAAATTCAAGAGCTTAGCTATAGCCATCGAAGGCTTCATAACTTATGGGGGCTTAGCGTGTAGAGAGCTTGAAGCCATGGCTATAGGCTTGTATGAAGCGATAGACGAGGGATACCAGGCATATAGACGCCGGCAAATCGAGTATCTTGCGGGCTTATTGCGGGAGGGAGGTGTTCCAATAGTTGAACCTCCCGGGGGTCACGCGGTATACGTAGATGCGAAAAAGTTTCTGCCACATATTCCTCCTGAGCAGTTTCCGGGACAAGCGCTGGTTGTTCATCTTTACATTGAGGCTGGTGTTCGAGCTGTTGAGCTTGGAAGTTCATGCTTTGGAAAAGTTGATGAAGCTACCGGACAATTTATTCCAGCCCGCATGGAGCTGGTGAGGCTTGCAATTCCGAGAAGAGTGTACACTGACAACCATTTAAAATACGTTGCTGAGAGCTTAATAAGACTCTACAAGAAGAGAGACCAAATTAAAGGCTTAAGACGTGTCTACGCTCCCAAAGTGTTGGGACACTTTATGGCGAAGTTTGAACCGCTAAACTAA
- the glmS gene encoding glutamine--fructose-6-phosphate transaminase (isomerizing) — protein sequence MCGIFGCILKDGSSAAPIIHQALKRLEYRGYDSVGEATLHEGKLYIKKDSGKIDDVHKIHNLDELPGSIGIGHTRWATHGAPLQVNAHPHIDCTGQVAVVHNGIIENFSELKLELENKGHTFVSKTDTEVIAHLIEEALKNNPFLSLADAVLEAMRRIEGSYAIAVISTREPNKIVCARNESPLVLGLADNALYCASDIPAFLPLTNKTVMIEDGELAVLSPDGFEIKKIADGSPVIREPKIIDWTPEMAVKQGYPHFMLKEIHEQPACLRNTLRLQEHYLDLMATFLDRAKEVFLVACGTSYHACLAASYMFSKLAYLTTYPVIASEFIEQHGKSVNIDSTILAVSQSGETADTLAAVNAARQRAATILGLTNVIGSTLTRVSRVYICQQSGPEIGVAATKTFTSQLSVLAQLALRLAKKRGKISQDEIDFIEAKLKKLPEIVETVITTQEEKVKGIAKKYRDARLFFFLGRGISTATAYEGRLKLMEIAYVPSIAFPAGESKHGPISLIEKGLPVVFVCPKDDTHKTVVGNIMEMKARGASIIAIIEEGDEEIKRLADDYVEIPKGVPDVLSPIPFVVPLQLLAYYMAVEKGYDPDKPRNLAKSVTVK from the coding sequence ATGTGCGGAATCTTTGGCTGCATTCTTAAGGATGGAAGTTCTGCAGCGCCGATAATACACCAAGCGTTGAAAAGGTTAGAGTATAGGGGCTATGACTCAGTTGGAGAAGCAACACTACATGAGGGAAAACTTTACATAAAAAAGGATAGCGGCAAAATAGACGATGTTCACAAGATCCATAACCTTGACGAGTTGCCCGGAAGCATAGGAATAGGCCATACAAGGTGGGCGACGCATGGAGCACCATTACAAGTCAATGCTCATCCACATATCGATTGCACTGGACAGGTAGCCGTTGTTCACAATGGCATAATTGAAAATTTCTCCGAATTAAAGTTGGAGCTAGAGAATAAAGGGCACACTTTTGTTTCAAAAACAGATACAGAGGTCATCGCCCACCTAATAGAGGAAGCCTTAAAAAATAATCCATTTTTGAGTCTCGCAGACGCTGTCCTCGAAGCTATGCGAAGGATTGAAGGTTCTTATGCAATTGCAGTGATCTCCACAAGAGAGCCGAACAAGATTGTATGTGCAAGAAACGAAAGCCCCCTCGTTCTGGGATTGGCAGATAACGCATTATACTGCGCCTCAGATATCCCGGCTTTTCTGCCGCTAACTAACAAAACGGTCATGATAGAGGATGGAGAGCTTGCAGTTTTATCTCCCGACGGATTTGAGATAAAGAAAATCGCGGATGGAAGCCCCGTTATACGTGAGCCAAAAATAATCGACTGGACTCCAGAAATGGCTGTTAAACAGGGATACCCCCACTTCATGTTGAAGGAAATCCATGAACAGCCTGCATGTTTACGGAACACTTTGAGGCTTCAAGAGCATTACTTGGATTTGATGGCAACGTTCTTAGATCGCGCTAAGGAGGTTTTCCTTGTCGCCTGTGGGACGTCATATCACGCCTGCCTAGCAGCCTCTTACATGTTTTCCAAACTTGCCTACCTAACCACATACCCAGTGATCGCATCAGAGTTCATAGAACAACACGGAAAGTCCGTAAACATTGACAGCACAATTTTAGCAGTAAGCCAATCCGGAGAAACAGCGGATACCCTTGCAGCGGTGAACGCTGCCCGTCAAAGAGCCGCCACCATCTTGGGCTTGACAAACGTGATAGGCTCAACATTGACAAGAGTATCCCGCGTCTACATTTGCCAACAATCCGGACCAGAGATAGGCGTCGCCGCCACAAAAACATTCACATCACAGCTTTCGGTTCTCGCACAACTAGCCCTAAGACTAGCCAAAAAGAGGGGAAAAATATCTCAAGACGAGATAGACTTCATAGAGGCAAAATTGAAAAAACTTCCAGAAATCGTTGAAACGGTAATCACAACACAGGAGGAAAAAGTTAAAGGTATAGCGAAAAAATACAGAGATGCGAGACTCTTCTTTTTCCTAGGGCGGGGAATAAGCACAGCAACAGCCTACGAGGGCAGACTAAAACTCATGGAAATAGCCTACGTCCCCTCCATAGCTTTCCCAGCGGGTGAGAGTAAACATGGACCTATAAGCCTCATAGAAAAGGGGCTTCCCGTGGTTTTTGTATGTCCAAAAGACGACACACATAAAACTGTGGTAGGAAATATCATGGAAATGAAGGCTCGAGGAGCCTCAATAATAGCCATCATAGAAGAGGGTGATGAAGAGATAAAAAGGCTGGCTGACGATTACGTGGAGATACCCAAAGGGGTTCCAGACGTTTTATCACCCATACCGTTCGTCGTTCCCTTGCAACTCCTTGCGTATTATATGGCTGTAGAGAAAGGGTACGACCCAGATAAGCCTAGAAACCTAGCAAAATCAGTAACAGTGAAGTAA
- a CDS encoding ArsR family transcriptional regulator — translation MTRKLLLYDDGKTRVAKEIMIFDDPQKLKLILSGLGWKILNMLFEREMYPLQIAKELGIHEQKVYYYIRKLAKAGAITIVRQEGRKGAIAKYYRAAAPAFGVELPFGYRLVEWATPSWVDEYLRSFFSEFLREDGVFNGKIVVGSPLPHGPFRTSARDGHYASHLAFFLGQFARMPEDFAVKLDVDVKAEKEEKNNLILVGGPGTNLLTQELNDYLPIKFNMQPSEQGFLFGGLVSSKTGRVYTADTIGLVAKIANPWDLSKRVIVLAGNKAVGTKACVLALTNFWRKTLERYRGGEPFAVVIQGLDLDGDGKVDSIEILE, via the coding sequence ATGACTAGAAAACTGTTGCTTTACGATGATGGGAAGACGCGTGTGGCTAAGGAGATCATGATATTTGATGACCCCCAGAAGTTGAAGCTGATTCTTAGCGGGCTTGGCTGGAAAATCTTGAATATGCTTTTTGAGAGGGAGATGTATCCGCTTCAGATAGCCAAAGAGCTTGGGATCCACGAGCAAAAGGTTTACTACTACATTAGGAAGCTTGCCAAGGCTGGAGCAATAACTATTGTACGTCAGGAAGGAAGGAAGGGCGCAATAGCCAAATACTATCGGGCAGCAGCCCCGGCATTCGGCGTTGAACTTCCATTTGGATATAGGTTGGTGGAATGGGCTACTCCCTCTTGGGTTGATGAGTATTTGAGAAGTTTTTTCAGCGAGTTTCTGCGGGAAGATGGGGTTTTTAATGGAAAAATAGTTGTGGGCAGTCCATTGCCTCATGGACCTTTTAGGACTAGTGCTAGGGATGGTCATTATGCATCGCATTTAGCCTTCTTTCTCGGACAGTTCGCCCGCATGCCTGAGGATTTCGCTGTTAAATTGGATGTGGATGTCAAAGCTGAAAAGGAGGAGAAGAACAATCTAATTCTTGTGGGCGGACCTGGAACAAACTTGTTGACACAGGAGCTTAACGATTATTTGCCAATAAAATTCAATATGCAGCCTTCCGAGCAAGGTTTTCTGTTCGGTGGACTTGTTTCCTCTAAGACTGGGCGGGTTTATACGGCTGACACCATAGGGCTTGTGGCGAAAATTGCTAATCCATGGGACCTCAGTAAGCGGGTTATTGTTTTGGCTGGGAACAAGGCAGTTGGCACAAAGGCATGTGTTTTAGCTTTGACAAACTTTTGGAGGAAAACGCTGGAAAGATATAGGGGTGGCGAGCCCTTCGCCGTTGTCATACAGGGTCTAGACCTGGACGGCGACGGTAAAGTGGATTCAATAGAGATTTTGGAATAA
- a CDS encoding DUF371 domain-containing protein yields the protein MRAVEVIKAFGHENIRATHRTTLEITKEKVLSVRGDCIIAVSANKGFTEFKPEFKELLRKDGARVTLLIDAGGIVERVYASGCSKLVLAHPTDLVVRKSDYICDRTLAIRADKAACDLSRGLIAALQNPSQEVKITIIVDV from the coding sequence ATGAGAGCTGTGGAGGTTATCAAGGCTTTTGGACATGAGAACATTAGGGCTACGCATAGAACCACGCTTGAGATAACGAAGGAGAAGGTGCTTTCTGTTAGAGGAGACTGCATCATTGCGGTTTCAGCCAATAAGGGCTTTACAGAATTTAAACCCGAGTTTAAGGAGCTTCTGCGTAAGGACGGTGCAAGGGTCACCCTTCTGATAGATGCTGGAGGGATTGTTGAACGGGTATATGCCTCTGGATGCTCAAAGCTTGTCTTGGCTCATCCCACAGATTTGGTTGTTAGGAAAAGCGACTATATTTGTGATAGGACGTTAGCGATTAGGGCTGATAAGGCTGCATGTGACCTTTCAAGGGGACTCATTGCAGCGCTGCAGAATCCATCGCAAGAGGTGAAAATAACCATAATTGTTGATGTCTAA
- a CDS encoding class I SAM-dependent methyltransferase family protein codes for MPKRAPCLRIPKVYGEKVITTTHKLGIIDKELEIQRDNAYIYVPLTRAPEPDEVEKLKEKAPILEFLTYTFPERRKHPKTIHEFLEDKMPPHLLACLPRAIDFVGDIAIIEIPPELEAYKVEIGNAILQVHRNVRTVLAKAGPVKGEYRLREFTVIAGQNKTETIHKEHGCQFHVDLAKAYFSPRLSHEHMRVASAVREGETVIDMFTGVGPFAILIAKKHANVRVYAIDINLDAIELLKRNVRLNRVNGKVHPIMGDARRVIKQQLRGTADRVIMNLPEKSMEFLETACEALKPEGGVIHFYSFVKGLEGLEDLKVQFRAEVEKHGRTVKKILFSRFVRETAPYEWQAVLDAEVC; via the coding sequence GTGCCAAAAAGAGCGCCATGCCTTAGAATACCGAAGGTTTATGGAGAGAAAGTTATAACCACCACCCACAAACTTGGGATAATTGATAAGGAACTGGAAATTCAAAGAGACAACGCCTACATCTATGTGCCATTAACCAGAGCCCCGGAACCGGATGAAGTTGAAAAACTTAAAGAAAAAGCTCCAATCCTTGAATTCTTAACGTACACCTTCCCTGAACGGCGAAAACATCCTAAGACGATCCACGAATTTTTGGAAGACAAGATGCCGCCTCACCTGTTGGCATGCCTCCCCCGCGCCATAGACTTCGTTGGAGACATAGCTATAATTGAGATTCCGCCCGAACTTGAAGCCTATAAGGTGGAAATAGGAAACGCCATACTTCAAGTGCATAGGAATGTGCGGACAGTTTTGGCTAAAGCCGGACCTGTGAAAGGCGAATACCGCCTAAGGGAGTTTACCGTAATAGCTGGACAAAACAAAACCGAAACTATCCACAAAGAGCATGGATGTCAATTCCACGTGGATTTGGCGAAAGCCTACTTTTCACCACGTCTATCCCATGAGCACATGCGAGTGGCATCTGCGGTCAGAGAAGGCGAAACAGTTATAGACATGTTCACGGGAGTTGGACCCTTCGCAATACTCATAGCGAAAAAACATGCAAACGTTAGGGTCTACGCCATAGACATAAACCTAGACGCCATTGAACTCCTAAAAAGGAATGTCAGGCTGAACCGCGTAAACGGAAAAGTCCATCCAATAATGGGCGATGCAAGACGCGTTATTAAACAGCAACTTCGCGGAACAGCAGACCGAGTAATAATGAATCTTCCGGAGAAATCCATGGAATTCCTAGAGACTGCTTGCGAAGCGCTAAAGCCGGAAGGCGGCGTCATCCACTTTTACAGTTTCGTAAAAGGCTTAGAGGGGTTAGAGGACTTGAAAGTTCAGTTTAGAGCCGAGGTGGAGAAGCATGGACGAACAGTCAAGAAAATCCTTTTTTCAAGATTTGTCCGTGAAACAGCCCCCTACGAATGGCAAGCCGTTCTAGATGCTGAAGTCTGTTAG
- a CDS encoding CBS domain-containing protein: protein MSRETFRRTLRDKGPVSLKSSTAKKREGEILHIAKSPVITMAPTTPIYDAIKIMAKEGFRRIPIADPGTKALEGIVTATDIIDYLGGGKKFEIVQQKFSGNIFKAINEPIKLIMTQKVFAVKTTAEISEAIRLMKEKKVGGLPVVDEENRVRAIVTERDIGRMFAGRISGVKVSELMTSHVITALPQTTIFEAEKTMITHGFRRLPIIADGKVIGIITAMDIIHFFGTGEVFKHLQSGTITQVLNTPALKIATKEVAIIEPSADVGQAAEIMKERNVGALPVVQNEKLVGIITERDFFKIIE from the coding sequence ATGAGCCGAGAAACTTTTAGGCGAACTTTAAGGGATAAAGGTCCAGTTTCGCTTAAAAGCTCAACAGCCAAAAAGCGGGAGGGCGAAATACTCCACATCGCCAAAAGTCCGGTCATAACCATGGCGCCCACAACACCAATCTACGACGCCATCAAAATAATGGCGAAGGAGGGGTTCAGGAGAATTCCCATAGCAGATCCGGGAACAAAAGCCCTCGAGGGGATCGTGACGGCCACCGACATCATTGATTATCTTGGCGGAGGCAAAAAATTCGAGATTGTCCAACAAAAGTTTTCGGGAAACATTTTCAAAGCCATAAACGAGCCTATCAAATTGATAATGACCCAGAAGGTCTTCGCTGTCAAAACCACCGCAGAGATAAGCGAAGCAATACGGTTGATGAAAGAGAAAAAGGTTGGCGGCTTACCCGTCGTCGACGAGGAAAACCGTGTTAGAGCAATAGTGACTGAAAGGGACATAGGCCGCATGTTTGCAGGACGCATAAGCGGAGTAAAGGTCTCAGAGCTGATGACCAGCCACGTAATCACAGCCTTGCCTCAAACAACCATCTTTGAGGCTGAGAAAACCATGATCACCCACGGCTTTAGAAGGCTTCCGATAATAGCAGACGGCAAAGTGATTGGCATAATAACAGCCATGGATATAATACACTTTTTCGGCACAGGTGAAGTCTTCAAACACCTCCAATCGGGGACGATAACACAAGTGCTAAACACACCAGCCCTCAAAATAGCCACAAAAGAAGTTGCAATCATCGAGCCAAGCGCGGATGTGGGACAAGCGGCTGAAATAATGAAGGAAAGAAATGTCGGCGCTCTGCCCGTCGTCCAAAACGAGAAGCTTGTGGGCATAATAACCGAAAGAGACTTCTTTAAAATAATAGAATAG
- a CDS encoding CBS domain-containing protein, with translation MRVGEIANQKHPSIYEDELATKARALIRDFSLRILPVVNAEKRLVGVISRSSVMTISSSVSPIKVKGIMTMPKHVATMEDDVYQTVREMIRLDEWCIPVVNTPTEKVLKGVLGLENFIENIIKTSPEKLAKPVSEIMSTKVLTCTPEDEVDNVWRLMQERALAGLPVIAKERLVGIVTQKDLLESGALLPTFESHKGRHKTPAKISAVMKANVIAVQPQIKAIRVAKIMVSKDIGRVPVVDKNGRLIGIVDREDIAKLIVK, from the coding sequence TTGCGTGTTGGAGAAATAGCCAACCAGAAGCACCCGTCCATTTATGAGGATGAACTCGCCACGAAAGCTCGAGCTCTCATCCGCGACTTCTCCCTAAGAATTCTACCAGTAGTGAATGCCGAAAAGAGGCTTGTAGGAGTCATCTCCAGAAGTTCAGTGATGACCATATCCTCATCAGTCTCACCAATAAAAGTTAAGGGGATAATGACTATGCCAAAGCACGTGGCTACGATGGAAGACGATGTCTACCAAACAGTCCGGGAGATGATACGCCTAGACGAATGGTGCATACCCGTAGTAAACACTCCCACGGAAAAAGTTTTGAAGGGAGTTTTAGGCTTGGAGAACTTCATAGAAAACATCATAAAGACAAGCCCAGAGAAGCTAGCCAAACCAGTATCCGAGATAATGTCAACAAAAGTGTTAACATGCACCCCAGAGGATGAAGTAGACAATGTTTGGCGACTAATGCAGGAAAGGGCCTTAGCCGGGCTCCCCGTCATCGCCAAAGAAAGACTTGTAGGAATAGTCACGCAGAAGGACCTACTTGAAAGTGGCGCCCTGCTGCCAACCTTCGAATCCCACAAGGGCAGACATAAGACACCCGCAAAAATTTCGGCGGTAATGAAGGCAAATGTTATAGCAGTTCAGCCTCAAATAAAGGCGATTCGCGTCGCAAAAATAATGGTTTCAAAGGATATTGGACGCGTTCCGGTTGTTGACAAGAATGGAAGGCTTATAGGCATAGTGGACCGTGAGGATATAGCAAAACTGATCGTGAAATAA
- a CDS encoding CBS domain-containing protein: MEKPMAEIGLRPKMLVRDVMSSPVITVDEEATAVRVAELMEKHELGCIIVTNKEGKPIGIITERDLVIRVLAKNLKPDAVKAKDVMTSPLITIEPDETINEAARKMSRLNIRRLGVVYKGELVGLISSKDILAVMPELIETIQEKALIEGESMTQTIPEEETSEEETTLSGYCDQCGGWSDNLKDVDGSFLCEDCRAELEIEE, from the coding sequence TTGGAAAAACCAATGGCTGAAATAGGTTTAAGGCCGAAGATGCTTGTCAGGGATGTCATGAGCAGCCCAGTTATAACCGTGGATGAAGAGGCCACAGCGGTTCGTGTGGCAGAGCTTATGGAAAAACATGAGCTGGGCTGCATTATAGTGACAAACAAGGAAGGAAAGCCCATAGGAATAATAACTGAAAGGGACTTGGTGATAAGGGTTCTCGCCAAAAACCTCAAGCCAGACGCTGTTAAAGCCAAGGATGTAATGACGTCGCCCCTAATAACCATAGAACCAGATGAAACAATAAATGAAGCTGCCAGAAAAATGAGCAGACTAAACATCAGAAGACTCGGCGTAGTCTATAAGGGCGAACTTGTTGGGCTCATTTCAAGCAAGGACATCTTAGCAGTCATGCCCGAACTCATAGAAACCATACAGGAAAAAGCCCTAATAGAAGGCGAAAGCATGACGCAGACAATACCCGAGGAGGAAACAAGCGAGGAAGAGACAACCCTAAGCGGATACTGCGACCAATGCGGAGGATGGTCAGACAACCTGAAAGACGTGGACGGCTCTTTCCTATGCGAGGACTGCCGAGCCGAATTGGAAATTGAGGAATAG
- a CDS encoding DUF4438 domain-containing protein, whose product MLRTNVDRLVKISVVGEVASPVFGRGVYNISAEGVPMVLPGVGGITYNVRVGDPACGWEADHVEPGVSIENKENDPRFGQGANTALNVLSCVGNEAVVVSGDAKGAKGVVTGKHGGIEHVLVDFQPEVLDKLMLGDKVLVKAFGVGLKLLDFPDIKVMNMDPRFLEALNPKPVGDKLEVPVTHVIPAAIMGSGLGANQTYSGDYDIQLFDEATRREYGLDDLRLGDLVAILDADHSYGRIYRKGAVSVGIIVHTDCVSSGHGPGVTTLFTSSKGKIIPRIDSKANIAYLLRLRTDI is encoded by the coding sequence ATGCTTAGGACGAATGTCGATAGGCTTGTTAAAATTTCAGTGGTGGGCGAGGTGGCTAGTCCCGTTTTTGGGAGAGGCGTGTACAACATCTCAGCCGAAGGGGTTCCCATGGTTCTGCCAGGAGTCGGCGGCATAACCTACAATGTGCGGGTTGGCGATCCGGCTTGCGGATGGGAGGCAGACCACGTGGAGCCGGGGGTAAGCATAGAAAACAAGGAGAATGATCCGCGGTTTGGACAGGGTGCAAATACGGCTTTGAATGTGCTTTCATGTGTTGGAAATGAGGCTGTTGTTGTTTCCGGAGACGCGAAGGGCGCAAAGGGCGTTGTTACAGGTAAGCATGGTGGTATTGAGCATGTGCTCGTGGATTTTCAGCCAGAGGTCCTCGACAAGCTTATGTTGGGCGACAAGGTTCTCGTGAAGGCCTTCGGTGTGGGCTTGAAGCTTTTGGATTTTCCAGACATTAAGGTCATGAATATGGATCCCCGCTTTTTGGAAGCTTTGAACCCTAAACCGGTGGGCGACAAGCTTGAGGTTCCGGTGACCCATGTGATTCCGGCGGCGATCATGGGTTCAGGGCTTGGTGCAAACCAGACATATTCCGGCGACTATGACATTCAGCTTTTTGATGAGGCAACGCGACGCGAGTATGGGCTTGACGACTTGAGGCTTGGCGATCTGGTGGCAATTTTGGATGCGGATCACTCTTATGGGCGGATCTACCGAAAGGGCGCGGTTTCGGTGGGCATCATTGTTCACACGGACTGTGTGTCGTCTGGGCATGGTCCAGGCGTGACGACGCTTTTCACATCTTCAAAGGGCAAGATAATTCCAAGGATAGATTCGAAGGCTAACATTGCTTACCTGCTTAGGCTGAGAACAGATATATAA
- a CDS encoding 30S ribosomal protein S26e: MPYKRKSRGRSKGAKGRSDFVHCANCGQLIPRDKAKKVTRRFTLVDPALARELRQKGAFISVPVDTKYYCVSCAVHYGIVKVRAREERKLRTGLGKKV; this comes from the coding sequence ATGCCGTACAAGCGGAAGAGTCGTGGAAGGTCGAAGGGTGCAAAGGGAAGAAGCGACTTTGTCCACTGTGCAAACTGCGGTCAGCTTATACCCAGGGATAAAGCTAAAAAGGTTACGCGTCGCTTCACCCTTGTGGATCCGGCTTTGGCTAGGGAGCTCCGTCAAAAAGGTGCCTTTATCTCTGTGCCTGTTGACACCAAGTACTATTGTGTTTCCTGTGCTGTGCATTATGGCATTGTGAAGGTTCGAGCCAGAGAGGAGCGTAAGCTTCGTACAGGTTTGGGCAAGAAGGTTTAG
- the pgsA gene encoding archaetidylinositol phosphate synthase: MLTKLKAKVQSAIKAQAEVANKIGLAPNIISALGIVFAFLSATAYASGHQNLSLAVVLLLLSGYCDMLDGALARLCQKTTPFGGFLDSLLDRYADAAVYAGMILGGLCTLHWGLAALIGSLLVSYARARAEYAGVKIEGVGLAERAERLIIIAAASLIEIFWKGALEAGVIVLAALTNLTVLQRSYHTYKALKEKREGA, encoded by the coding sequence ATGCTGACAAAACTTAAGGCGAAAGTGCAGTCCGCCATAAAAGCCCAGGCAGAAGTCGCCAACAAAATAGGGTTAGCACCAAATATCATAAGCGCATTGGGCATAGTTTTCGCGTTTCTATCCGCAACAGCCTATGCAAGCGGACACCAAAACCTCTCTCTGGCTGTTGTTTTGCTGTTGCTTTCGGGATACTGCGACATGCTTGACGGTGCCCTAGCGAGGCTATGCCAAAAAACCACGCCCTTTGGCGGCTTTTTAGACTCGCTTCTGGATAGATACGCAGACGCCGCCGTCTACGCCGGCATGATTCTCGGCGGACTATGCACACTACACTGGGGACTAGCAGCGCTGATAGGCTCACTGCTTGTAAGCTATGCCCGCGCCAGAGCCGAATACGCTGGCGTAAAAATAGAGGGCGTTGGCTTAGCTGAGAGAGCTGAGCGCCTAATAATAATCGCAGCAGCAAGCCTTATTGAAATTTTCTGGAAAGGCGCCCTAGAAGCTGGCGTAATTGTGTTGGCGGCTCTCACAAACCTAACAGTGCTACAGAGAAGCTACCACACATACAAAGCCCTAAAGGAAAAGAGAGAAGGCGCCTAA
- a CDS encoding DUF1805 domain-containing protein has translation MASVKVGEKACLGVRVELPESPPLLLIVAGKGFVMCGFLNIEAAERLGVAAAMVSGVKTFDDVLNAEVKAATTKAKSLGVQPGMRGAEALTRML, from the coding sequence GTGGCCTCGGTCAAGGTTGGCGAAAAGGCTTGTTTAGGCGTTAGAGTTGAGCTTCCAGAATCGCCTCCGCTACTGCTGATCGTGGCGGGGAAGGGCTTTGTCATGTGCGGCTTCCTAAACATTGAGGCGGCAGAGCGCCTCGGTGTGGCAGCAGCCATGGTAAGCGGAGTAAAAACCTTCGATGACGTTTTAAACGCTGAGGTTAAAGCCGCCACCACGAAAGCCAAAAGCCTAGGCGTACAGCCCGGAATGCGGGGCGCGGAAGCCCTAACCCGCATGCTTTAA